A region from the bacterium genome encodes:
- a CDS encoding manganese efflux pump MntP family protein, with protein MPTLEIFILAFALSADAFSVGAAVGIRCRSAKQVFRLSFHFGLFQSLMSWGGALVGSLFLVHIQRYDHWVACALLVLIGGRMIYLARHDSGQQLARADITRGLPLIGLSLVVSLDALAAGVTLPAVEAPLMAAVLTIGVVSALATLIAMLLAGRISAALGRRCETVAGLVLIFLGLYIPIEHMDILSRLISGQ; from the coding sequence GTGCCCACACTGGAAATCTTCATTCTGGCCTTCGCCCTCTCCGCCGATGCCTTTTCGGTGGGAGCGGCGGTGGGGATTCGTTGCCGGTCGGCCAAGCAGGTGTTCCGGCTCTCGTTCCATTTCGGACTTTTTCAGAGTCTCATGAGCTGGGGAGGGGCGCTGGTGGGTTCGCTGTTTCTCGTTCACATTCAGCGCTATGACCACTGGGTGGCTTGTGCGCTTTTGGTTCTGATCGGTGGACGGATGATCTATCTGGCCCGCCATGACTCCGGACAACAACTGGCCCGCGCGGACATCACGCGCGGGCTTCCGCTTATCGGGCTTTCGCTGGTCGTGAGCCTGGATGCGTTGGCGGCGGGCGTGACTCTGCCGGCCGTGGAAGCGCCTCTCATGGCGGCAGTTCTCACCATCGGAGTCGTGTCGGCGCTGGCCACATTAATTGCCATGCTGCTGGCGGGGCGAATTTCGGCGGCATTGGGAAGACGATGCGAGACCGTTGCGGGACTGGTTCTCATTTTTTTGGGACTGTATATCCCAATTGAACATATGGACATTCTATCGAGGCTGATTTCGGGTCAATAA